A single genomic interval of Candidatus Jordarchaeales archaeon harbors:
- the hypF gene encoding carbamoyltransferase HypF, producing the protein MKKRCEIVCSGIVQGVGMRPFVYRLAVKNNLTGYVLNLGDAGVKIVVEGEERDIRSFLKELRIKKPPLARFEKIRVKWSRVKGGFETFKIEKSSNERVLESSYIPPDVAICDNCIQDVLNPNDRHYRYAFTCCADCGPRYTSIIEVPYDRERTTMRDFPLCDYCMEEYTNPMDRRYHAQGICCPLCGPKITLHAKGGEIIDCKDPIREAAKLINEGAILAVKGIGGSHLATLTTDDECVLKLRQRKKDRKYKPFAVMSLNLDEVRKYAVVSRKEEEVLTSFRRPIVLLKKREDFPLSEWISPGLHNIGVMLPYSGLHVLLLQEVADPAVIMTSGNVSGKPIAANNEEILSRLNDIADYFLLHNRVIYQRCDDSVVKIVDGKTKLIRRSRGFVPEPIETPVPYKGSGILAVGPELTVTVSVMKGNRCYPSQHIGDVSGDLDMIEFHENVVAHLLKLFNVKPEAIACDLHPQFTTTRIAEELAEKWRIPVIRVQHHQAHAASLKAEHKVDEPMVCIASDGVGYGADGTIWGGEVLLLPDYLTSERRGHLMPNIMPGGDQATKYPIRMAASILSKVLSDSELREILISRYIDGFKYGEREVEVVLKMIRDGRGNLTTSTGRVLDAIAALLRICMEKTYQGEPAMRLEAAAAKGKPTLKIEPKILYSNGKYVLDTSQILFDVLQAIGKEKVENIAASAQYAIAVGLADIAVSVAQDEGVKVVGFTGGVAYNEAITKIIRRCVEKSGLVFVQHSVVPPGDAGVSIGQAVVAACELMN; encoded by the coding sequence GTGAAGAAGAGATGCGAAATAGTGTGCAGCGGAATAGTTCAAGGAGTAGGTATGCGCCCGTTCGTCTACCGGCTAGCTGTCAAAAATAACCTTACGGGATACGTCTTAAACTTAGGAGACGCTGGGGTAAAAATAGTAGTTGAAGGAGAGGAACGTGACATAAGAAGTTTCTTAAAGGAACTTAGAATTAAGAAGCCGCCGCTTGCAAGATTTGAAAAAATAAGAGTTAAGTGGAGTAGAGTAAAGGGAGGGTTTGAAACATTCAAAATAGAGAAGAGTAGTAATGAGAGGGTGCTTGAGAGCTCTTATATACCTCCAGACGTGGCAATCTGCGATAACTGTATACAGGACGTGCTAAACCCCAATGACAGGCATTATAGATACGCGTTTACATGTTGCGCGGACTGCGGTCCAAGGTATACGTCAATAATAGAGGTACCCTATGACAGAGAGAGAACAACGATGCGCGACTTCCCCCTATGCGATTATTGCATGGAGGAGTACACAAATCCAATGGACAGGAGGTATCACGCCCAAGGAATATGCTGCCCTCTCTGCGGCCCAAAAATTACACTTCACGCTAAAGGAGGCGAAATTATAGATTGTAAAGACCCTATAAGAGAGGCGGCTAAGCTAATAAACGAAGGAGCAATACTGGCCGTGAAAGGTATAGGTGGCAGCCACTTAGCAACACTCACAACAGACGACGAGTGTGTGCTTAAGCTAAGACAGAGAAAAAAAGACAGAAAGTACAAGCCTTTCGCCGTCATGTCCTTAAACCTTGACGAAGTGAGAAAGTATGCTGTGGTTAGCCGAAAAGAGGAGGAGGTCCTAACCTCGTTCAGGCGGCCCATAGTGTTGCTAAAAAAGAGAGAGGATTTCCCACTTTCCGAGTGGATTAGCCCTGGACTGCATAACATAGGTGTAATGCTGCCTTATTCAGGGCTGCACGTACTGTTGTTGCAGGAAGTCGCAGACCCTGCAGTCATAATGACGAGCGGCAACGTATCAGGAAAACCTATAGCTGCAAACAACGAAGAGATACTATCGCGCCTTAATGACATAGCAGACTACTTCTTACTTCACAACAGGGTGATATACCAGAGGTGTGACGACTCTGTAGTGAAAATAGTTGACGGGAAAACTAAGCTGATACGCAGGTCTAGGGGCTTCGTGCCAGAGCCCATAGAAACGCCGGTTCCGTATAAAGGGAGTGGTATACTAGCTGTCGGGCCAGAACTAACGGTAACTGTAAGCGTTATGAAAGGTAACAGGTGTTATCCGAGCCAACATATAGGCGATGTTTCAGGAGACCTCGACATGATAGAGTTTCACGAGAATGTCGTAGCTCACCTGTTAAAGCTTTTCAACGTGAAACCCGAAGCAATAGCGTGTGACCTGCACCCCCAATTCACGACAACCAGAATTGCTGAAGAGCTTGCTGAAAAGTGGCGGATTCCAGTGATAAGAGTTCAACATCATCAGGCTCACGCAGCGTCACTAAAAGCGGAGCACAAAGTGGATGAACCAATGGTATGCATAGCGAGCGACGGCGTTGGCTATGGAGCGGACGGAACTATATGGGGAGGAGAAGTACTATTACTGCCAGATTATCTGACGAGCGAGAGGCGCGGGCACCTCATGCCCAACATCATGCCTGGAGGCGACCAAGCAACAAAATATCCTATAAGAATGGCAGCGTCCATCCTCAGTAAGGTTCTTTCAGACAGCGAGCTCAGGGAAATTCTGATCTCGAGGTATATTGACGGGTTTAAGTACGGTGAGAGAGAGGTCGAAGTTGTTTTGAAAATGATAAGAGATGGTAGGGGTAACCTCACGACGAGCACCGGACGCGTTCTGGACGCCATAGCCGCCCTACTCAGAATATGCATGGAGAAAACGTATCAAGGGGAGCCGGCGATGAGATTGGAAGCTGCAGCCGCCAAAGGAAAACCAACCTTGAAGATAGAGCCCAAAATACTTTACTCAAACGGAAAGTATGTACTGGACACCTCTCAAATTCTGTTCGACGTGTTACAAGCAATAGGGAAAGAAAAGGTTGAAAACATAGCGGCGTCTGCCCAGTACGCTATCGCGGTGGGACTAGCAGATATTGCGGTGAGCGTAGCTCAGGATGAAGGAGTGAAAGTTGTCGGATTCACGGGGGGTGTAGCCTACAACGAAGCGATAACGAAAATAATAAGGAGATGTGTCGAGAAGAGCGGGCTAGTATTCGTACAACACTCAGTTGTACCCCCAGGCGACGCGGGGGTAAGCATAGGACAGGCGGTGGTTGCAGCGTGTGAACTGATGAACTAG